A genome region from Hymenobacter tibetensis includes the following:
- a CDS encoding rhamnogalacturonan acetylesterase: protein MQHQPHESTQRNKGVLTYGLLLVLLALSAFTILPQASKKPTLFLIGDSTVKNGKGKGDGGLWGWGNFLPAHFDTTRLAVRNNALGGTSSRTFRTNGLWDKVQANIKPGDFVIMQFGHNDNGPLADTARARGTIKSNGEESQEIYNPIKKQQEVVHSYGWYLRQFIAEAKAKGATVYVCSPIPRNTWTAGKVNRATADYGLWASEAAKQGGAYFIDLNKIIADKYDKEGEEKVKSTYFNTTDHTHTIEAGARQNAESVVDGLKSIKKNPLLKYMVKA from the coding sequence ATGCAACACCAACCACACGAAAGCACGCAGCGCAACAAAGGAGTTTTAACCTATGGCTTATTGCTCGTGCTACTTGCTCTCTCCGCTTTCACCATCCTGCCGCAAGCTTCCAAGAAACCAACGCTGTTCCTGATAGGTGATTCGACGGTGAAAAACGGCAAAGGCAAGGGCGACGGTGGCCTATGGGGGTGGGGCAATTTCCTGCCGGCTCATTTCGATACCACCCGCCTTGCGGTGCGCAACAACGCCCTCGGCGGCACCAGCAGCCGCACGTTCCGCACCAACGGCCTCTGGGACAAAGTGCAAGCGAACATCAAGCCCGGCGACTTCGTAATCATGCAATTCGGCCACAACGACAACGGCCCGCTAGCCGACACGGCGCGGGCGCGGGGCACCATCAAAAGCAATGGCGAGGAAAGCCAGGAAATCTACAACCCCATCAAGAAGCAGCAGGAAGTGGTGCACAGCTACGGCTGGTACCTACGCCAATTCATTGCCGAGGCCAAAGCCAAAGGCGCCACGGTCTATGTTTGCTCGCCCATCCCGCGCAATACCTGGACTGCCGGCAAAGTGAACCGCGCCACCGCCGACTACGGCCTGTGGGCCTCGGAAGCGGCCAAGCAAGGCGGCGCCTACTTTATCGACCTCAACAAAATTATTGCCGACAAATACGACAAGGAAGGGGAGGAGAAAGTAAAGAGCACGTATTTCAACACCACCGACCACACCCACACCATCGAGGCCGGCGCCCGCCAAAACGCCGAATCGGTAGTTGATGGGCTGAAGAGCATCAAGAAGAACCCGCTCCTTAAGTACATGGTCAAAGCATAA
- a CDS encoding rhamnogalacturonan acetylesterase — MKNLFALLALCCVLTAFLKPSKPTLYLIGDSTVRNTNAPQAGWGSQLASYFDTTRISINNSAMAGRSTRTFISEGRWDKVHNALKPGDFLIMQFGHNEGSAPDTTKAGRRGVLKGTGEETKDLVWPDGRQETVHTYGWYLRKFIKEAKAKGATPMVASMIPRNEWKEGKVIRATNDYGKWAAEVAKQEGVTFIDLNSITADKYDKLGPYEVKKFFPGDHTHTNEAGARLNAESVADGIKAAKRLPLTKFLAKK; from the coding sequence ATGAAAAACTTATTTGCGCTGCTCGCGCTATGTTGCGTTTTAACCGCCTTCCTAAAGCCATCCAAGCCCACGCTCTACCTTATCGGCGACTCCACAGTGCGCAATACTAACGCACCCCAAGCCGGGTGGGGCAGCCAACTCGCTAGCTACTTCGATACCACCAGAATCAGCATCAACAACAGCGCCATGGCCGGCCGTAGCACCCGTACGTTTATCTCGGAAGGTCGCTGGGACAAAGTGCACAACGCTCTAAAGCCCGGCGACTTTCTGATCATGCAGTTCGGCCACAACGAAGGCAGCGCCCCCGATACCACTAAGGCCGGCCGCCGAGGCGTGCTTAAGGGTACCGGCGAAGAAACCAAGGATTTGGTGTGGCCCGATGGCCGCCAGGAAACGGTGCATACCTACGGCTGGTACCTGCGCAAATTCATAAAAGAGGCGAAAGCCAAAGGCGCCACGCCCATGGTGGCCTCCATGATTCCGCGCAACGAGTGGAAAGAAGGCAAGGTGATTCGGGCCACCAACGACTACGGCAAGTGGGCCGCCGAAGTAGCCAAGCAGGAAGGGGTGACGTTCATTGATTTGAACAGCATCACGGCCGACAAATACGACAAGCTCGGCCCCTATGAAGTAAAGAAATTCTTCCCCGGCGACCATACTCACACCAACGAAGCCGGCGCCCGCCTCAACGCCGAATCGGTAGCAGACGGCATCAAAGCAGCCAAACGGTTGCCGCTCACTAAATTTCTGGCGAAGAAGTGA
- a CDS encoding rhamnogalacturonan lyase — MKYTNKAGYMLLCSGLLAAGFSTKPRLKSTSHPAATQRQLERLGRGVVAVKQEGGGVFVSWRLLNSDPEGAGFLVFRQAKGGKAVKLTSKPIATSTNWVDKTADATQTYSYSVQLVAGKSTSRSPQDAPLEQAAVWAQNFMRVPLKRPAGGSVSSGTETSEYTYTANDASVADLDGDGQYEIVLKWEPSNARDNGSAGIAGPVLLDAYKLDGTQLWRINLGKNIRAGAHYTQFLVYDFDGDGKAEVACKTADGTTDGKGTIIGDASKDYRTLTVPTDGPPVASPRDSKYGRVLAGPEFFTVFNGLTGAALATAPYAPGRDPLGGWGGIGGNGGNDSHGNRADRMLAAVAYLDGVHASAVMCRGYYGRTVLAAWDWRDGKLTSRWMFDSQDDKNPFSGMGNHGLSVNDVDFDGKDEIVYGSMVVDDNGKGLFSTGLRHGDALHVSNFDPSTPDLEAWGVHENEEKVPGHENGPGAAMYDALTGKVLFSGLPGQDVGRGMAADIDPRYAGAEVWVSNRELGLLTCKGEPIGPAPRAVNFGLWWDGDLLRELLDGTTVSKWEYKAGAASTLLDGKPFGAASCNGTKATPCVSADLFGDWREEVMWRNANNDELLIFTTTIPTTHRFVTLMQDPAYRLGVARENVGYNQPPHTSYYLGEGMKPETAKIGK, encoded by the coding sequence ATGAAGTACACCAACAAAGCAGGCTATATGTTGCTGTGTAGCGGCTTGCTGGCCGCTGGTTTTTCCACTAAGCCAAGGTTGAAATCCACGTCTCACCCTGCCGCCACGCAGCGCCAACTGGAACGGCTCGGCCGCGGCGTAGTGGCGGTAAAGCAGGAGGGAGGCGGGGTGTTTGTAAGCTGGCGCCTGTTGAATTCCGATCCGGAGGGTGCGGGGTTTCTGGTGTTCCGCCAGGCGAAGGGAGGCAAGGCCGTAAAGCTGACCAGCAAGCCCATTGCCACCAGCACCAATTGGGTCGATAAAACCGCCGATGCCACCCAAACCTACTCGTACTCGGTGCAGCTGGTAGCGGGCAAAAGCACCAGCCGCAGCCCGCAGGATGCGCCCCTTGAGCAAGCGGCCGTATGGGCGCAGAACTTTATGCGAGTCCCGTTGAAGCGCCCTGCCGGCGGTAGCGTAAGCAGCGGCACCGAAACCAGCGAATACACCTACACCGCCAACGACGCCTCCGTAGCGGATTTGGATGGCGACGGGCAGTACGAGATTGTGCTGAAGTGGGAGCCTTCCAACGCCCGCGACAATGGTTCGGCGGGCATTGCGGGGCCAGTACTGCTCGATGCCTACAAGCTCGATGGCACGCAGTTGTGGCGCATCAACTTGGGCAAGAACATCCGAGCCGGGGCGCACTACACGCAGTTTCTGGTGTACGACTTTGATGGGGACGGCAAAGCCGAAGTGGCCTGCAAAACCGCCGATGGCACCACGGACGGCAAAGGCACCATCATCGGCGACGCCAGCAAAGACTACCGGACCCTCACCGTGCCCACCGATGGCCCGCCCGTAGCCAGCCCCCGCGACAGTAAATACGGCCGGGTACTGGCGGGCCCCGAGTTTTTCACTGTGTTCAACGGCCTGACCGGAGCCGCGCTGGCCACCGCGCCCTACGCGCCCGGCCGCGACCCGCTGGGCGGCTGGGGCGGCATTGGGGGCAACGGCGGCAACGACAGCCACGGTAACCGCGCCGACCGGATGCTGGCCGCCGTAGCGTATCTGGATGGCGTGCACGCCAGCGCCGTAATGTGCCGCGGCTACTACGGCCGCACCGTGCTGGCCGCCTGGGACTGGCGCGACGGCAAGCTCACTTCCCGCTGGATGTTCGACTCGCAAGACGACAAGAACCCGTTCTCTGGGATGGGCAACCACGGCCTGAGCGTCAACGATGTAGATTTCGATGGCAAAGACGAAATTGTGTATGGCTCGATGGTAGTGGATGACAATGGCAAGGGCCTATTCAGCACCGGCCTGCGCCACGGTGATGCGCTGCACGTCAGCAACTTCGACCCTTCCACGCCCGACCTGGAAGCCTGGGGTGTGCACGAAAACGAAGAGAAAGTGCCCGGTCATGAAAATGGGCCAGGCGCCGCCATGTACGATGCTCTTACGGGCAAGGTGTTGTTTTCGGGGCTGCCAGGTCAGGATGTAGGCCGGGGTATGGCCGCTGATATTGACCCACGTTATGCGGGTGCCGAGGTCTGGGTTAGCAACCGGGAACTGGGCTTGCTTACTTGCAAAGGCGAACCTATTGGCCCCGCGCCGCGTGCCGTGAATTTCGGTCTGTGGTGGGACGGCGACCTACTGCGCGAACTGCTGGATGGCACCACCGTTTCCAAGTGGGAGTACAAGGCCGGAGCTGCCAGCACGCTGCTGGATGGCAAGCCGTTCGGGGCGGCTTCGTGCAACGGCACAAAAGCTACGCCTTGCGTGAGTGCTGACCTGTTCGGCGACTGGCGGGAAGAAGTGATGTGGCGCAACGCCAACAACGACGAGCTGCTGATTTTCACGACCACCATTCCGACTACGCACCGTTTCGTGACCCTGATGCAGGACCCCGCGTATCGGCTTGGCGTAGCCCGCGAAAACGTGGGTTACAACCAGCCCCCGCACACCAGCTACTACTTAGGTGAAGGCATGAAACCGGAAACGGCAAAAATTGGCAAGTGA
- a CDS encoding RagB/SusD family nutrient uptake outer membrane protein, translating into MKSYKYFTYAAALGLAGLLTTACSEDILYIPPVANNIADEFYNSETQLNQAVLAIYNGCLSLPENSYWFLAEFRSDNVAADVASVQRDYSDVSNFNTTSQTNQLQATWTDLYEIVYRANILQEKVEPFTFARVEQFKGEARFLRALAYFDLVRYWGAVPIVEKTLGIEEAKQVPRSPVADVYKFIVDDLTFAAANLPASYGTTEKGRATRWAAKALLAKVYLTMYGYPLRQASALPLAKQQLADVYAAGGASTFSVAANFADLFKSANDNKYAVFELQYISGGTGLGNPIPWQQGQVFPTFWSPFTGFQADFTLPPALFGANWPKIDKRKAATLDSVIRNPTTNAITAGRPQLTKFLEKGITGIQNRTDYPNNFPIIRFEDVVLMYAEVLGEETSGPPPAMALTLINLIRKRSGIPEYTAASPEAASRDAFRAAVLKERRYEFIAEGQRWHDLVRTGNAISVMTAFKRSTTGTTATGGANFRQLDEHDLIFPIPLLELRLNPGFWEQNPGYN; encoded by the coding sequence ATGAAATCCTATAAATATTTCACTTACGCCGCAGCCCTGGGCTTGGCCGGACTGCTGACTACGGCCTGCAGCGAAGACATCCTGTATATTCCGCCGGTAGCCAACAACATAGCCGACGAGTTTTACAACAGCGAAACTCAACTCAACCAGGCCGTACTTGCTATCTACAATGGCTGCCTGTCATTGCCCGAAAACTCGTACTGGTTTTTAGCGGAATTCCGCTCCGACAACGTGGCGGCCGACGTGGCTTCGGTACAGCGCGACTACAGCGACGTAAGCAACTTCAACACCACGTCGCAAACCAATCAGCTGCAAGCTACCTGGACCGACTTATATGAAATTGTGTACCGGGCCAACATCTTGCAGGAGAAAGTCGAGCCCTTCACGTTTGCGCGCGTCGAGCAGTTCAAGGGGGAGGCGCGGTTTCTGCGGGCCTTGGCGTACTTCGACCTGGTGCGCTATTGGGGCGCCGTGCCGATCGTTGAGAAGACCTTGGGCATCGAGGAGGCGAAACAAGTGCCCCGCTCCCCGGTAGCCGACGTGTACAAGTTCATCGTGGACGATTTGACCTTCGCGGCGGCCAACCTGCCTGCCAGCTATGGTACGACCGAGAAAGGCCGGGCTACCCGGTGGGCGGCGAAAGCCTTGCTAGCCAAAGTGTACCTGACCATGTACGGCTACCCGCTGCGCCAAGCCAGCGCCCTGCCGCTGGCCAAGCAGCAGCTTGCAGACGTGTACGCCGCTGGTGGGGCCAGTACCTTCTCGGTGGCTGCGAACTTCGCCGACCTGTTCAAGTCAGCCAACGACAACAAATATGCGGTATTTGAGCTGCAATACATTTCGGGCGGCACTGGCTTGGGCAACCCTATTCCGTGGCAGCAAGGCCAGGTATTTCCTACGTTCTGGTCGCCGTTTACCGGGTTTCAAGCAGATTTCACGTTGCCTCCTGCGTTGTTCGGTGCCAACTGGCCTAAGATCGACAAGCGCAAGGCCGCAACGCTGGATTCGGTTATTCGCAACCCTACTACTAATGCCATTACGGCGGGCCGCCCACAGCTAACCAAGTTCCTGGAGAAAGGCATTACCGGCATTCAAAACCGCACCGACTACCCCAACAACTTCCCCATCATCCGCTTCGAGGATGTGGTGCTGATGTACGCCGAGGTGTTGGGCGAGGAAACCAGCGGCCCGCCCCCAGCCATGGCCCTCACGCTCATTAACCTGATTCGGAAACGCTCGGGAATCCCTGAGTACACTGCGGCTTCGCCCGAGGCTGCCTCCCGGGATGCCTTCCGGGCTGCCGTGCTGAAAGAGCGCCGCTACGAGTTCATCGCCGAAGGCCAGCGCTGGCACGACCTGGTGCGCACCGGCAATGCCATTTCCGTCATGACGGCCTTTAAGCGTAGCACCACGGGCACCACGGCCACTGGCGGCGCCAACTTCCGGCAGCTTGACGAGCACGACCTGATTTTCCCGATTCCGCTGTTGGAATTGCGGCTCAATCCTGGCTTCTGGGAGCAGAATCCGGGGTACAACTAA
- a CDS encoding SusC/RagA family TonB-linked outer membrane protein, whose amino-acid sequence MKNMYCLARLLPLLAILLFTRSVFAQSQSISGKVTTSDKNEPLPGVTVVVKGTTIGAGTNADGSFQLSVPTTTGKLVFSFVGYLTKEVEINGKTTINVSLTADTKALDEVVVVGYGTQKAGNVTGAVTGITAKEIEERPVNRIENALVGQMPGVYVQTPSGEPGAELQIRVRGAASINASNDPLYVVDGVPVDNLRGINPTDVANIEVLKDAASAAIYGSRGSNGVVLVTTKRGKKGAAKLQFSGFTGMQIAESRLDVQSAEEWIQMRKEGIDLDWLAQNPINRIEDSRETRIQRLTVNGTPPSGTNIIRYTHDPKWAYGEDSLSYIDWQDAIFRRAIMQQYTVGVSGGTDNITYNVNGSFLDQKGIIIGSDLKRATLRANFDAQIRKGIKLFMTLAPSMEWSSLGRVDGTGGQALNAAQMPPVGPKEAGIYVGADPYTTYAWSGRYISPVAVMERTQANGTRTRLNANMGLNFDIYKGLQLQLLGAMDNGYFQDQQFFPTNSSREWFGAPEGSLSRSRYYQTFNTRYLFQSVLNYTRTFGDHSLNAILGYSVERTREDRSTQENTQLPNDNTFLFDRNNSTTNQNGIFAFKEALLSYFTRAQYDYKQKYLVSASLRRDGSSKFGSDNRWGYFPAVSVGWRLSGEDFMQDVTLVSDLKLRASWGVTGNNRIPNNSQFALLGAANYPLNGVSVNGFSSSGIDNTNLGWEQTASFNYGLDFSVLQSRLQVTADYYTKNTTDMLYRVPLSSLTGFTRTFVNIGEVYNQGVELGLTSRNMVKAFEWTTNFNASYNINRVERLDYDNTPVPSGESPGGFVSILQVGAPINSFLLYKAIGVYQTQAEVDTQPKLDNTRVGDIKYQDMNGDGKITVDDRTIIGNPQPKFIFGVTNSFRYKNFDLNVLVNAQAGGDLYSLIGRSIDRPGMGYLYNHASTWNNRWKSVDEPGDGKTPSITAQNSSLLDSRWLYSSDYIRLKNITLGYNLPKKSFYAGARVYVAIENAYIWHNYTGGFSPEALQAGGFDNGSYPQSRTYTFGFNLSL is encoded by the coding sequence ATGAAAAACATGTACTGCTTAGCCAGATTATTGCCGTTGCTGGCAATACTGCTGTTTACGCGGTCCGTCTTCGCTCAATCGCAATCGATTTCCGGCAAAGTCACGACCTCTGATAAGAACGAGCCGCTACCGGGCGTAACGGTAGTAGTAAAGGGTACCACCATTGGGGCGGGTACCAATGCCGATGGCAGCTTCCAACTCTCGGTTCCTACCACCACCGGTAAGCTGGTTTTCTCCTTTGTTGGCTACCTAACCAAGGAAGTGGAAATAAACGGCAAAACAACCATCAATGTGAGTCTCACGGCCGATACCAAGGCCCTGGACGAAGTGGTGGTAGTGGGGTACGGCACCCAAAAGGCGGGCAACGTCACGGGTGCCGTTACGGGTATCACGGCCAAGGAAATCGAGGAACGGCCCGTCAACCGTATCGAGAATGCACTGGTTGGTCAGATGCCTGGTGTGTACGTGCAAACCCCTTCGGGTGAGCCCGGTGCCGAATTGCAGATTCGGGTGCGGGGTGCCGCCTCCATCAACGCCTCCAATGATCCGCTGTACGTAGTGGATGGTGTGCCCGTAGATAACCTGCGCGGCATCAACCCCACCGACGTAGCCAACATCGAGGTGCTGAAAGACGCAGCTTCGGCGGCTATTTACGGCTCGCGCGGCTCCAACGGTGTGGTGCTCGTGACCACCAAACGCGGCAAGAAGGGCGCGGCCAAGCTGCAGTTCTCCGGCTTCACGGGCATGCAGATAGCGGAAAGCCGCCTCGATGTGCAATCGGCTGAAGAGTGGATTCAGATGCGCAAGGAAGGCATCGACCTGGACTGGCTGGCGCAAAATCCTATCAACCGCATAGAAGACTCGCGTGAAACCCGCATTCAACGCCTGACCGTGAACGGCACGCCGCCAAGCGGCACCAACATCATCCGCTACACCCACGACCCGAAGTGGGCCTACGGCGAAGACAGCCTTTCCTACATCGACTGGCAGGATGCTATTTTCCGCCGTGCCATTATGCAGCAGTACACAGTGGGCGTGTCGGGCGGTACCGACAACATAACCTATAACGTGAACGGCTCTTTCCTGGACCAGAAGGGCATCATCATTGGGAGTGACTTGAAGCGCGCCACGCTCCGGGCCAACTTCGACGCCCAAATTCGCAAGGGAATCAAGCTGTTCATGACCCTGGCGCCCAGCATGGAGTGGAGCAGCCTGGGCCGTGTGGATGGCACCGGCGGGCAGGCCCTGAACGCCGCCCAAATGCCGCCCGTAGGCCCCAAAGAAGCGGGCATATATGTCGGCGCTGACCCCTACACTACGTATGCGTGGTCGGGCCGCTACATCAGCCCAGTGGCCGTAATGGAACGCACCCAGGCCAATGGCACCCGTACCCGCCTCAACGCCAACATGGGCTTGAACTTCGACATCTACAAGGGCCTGCAACTGCAATTGCTGGGCGCCATGGACAACGGCTATTTCCAGGACCAGCAGTTCTTCCCGACCAACTCCAGCCGCGAATGGTTTGGTGCTCCGGAGGGCTCATTGAGCCGCTCGCGCTACTACCAAACGTTCAACACACGTTACCTCTTCCAGAGCGTGTTGAACTACACCCGCACCTTCGGCGACCACAGTCTGAATGCCATTCTGGGCTACTCTGTGGAGCGCACCCGCGAAGACCGGTCCACCCAGGAAAACACCCAGTTGCCCAACGACAACACCTTCCTGTTTGACCGCAACAACTCGACCACCAACCAGAACGGTATTTTCGCCTTCAAGGAAGCTCTGTTGTCTTACTTCACCCGGGCCCAGTACGACTACAAGCAGAAATACCTAGTCTCGGCCAGTTTGCGGCGCGACGGGTCATCCAAATTCGGGTCCGACAACCGGTGGGGCTACTTCCCGGCCGTGTCGGTGGGCTGGCGTTTGTCGGGCGAGGATTTCATGCAGGACGTGACCCTCGTCAGCGACCTGAAGCTGCGGGCCAGCTGGGGCGTGACGGGCAACAACCGTATTCCCAACAACTCGCAGTTCGCCCTCTTGGGCGCAGCAAACTACCCCTTGAATGGGGTAAGCGTTAACGGGTTCAGCTCCAGCGGCATCGACAACACCAACCTGGGCTGGGAGCAGACCGCCAGCTTCAACTACGGCCTCGACTTCAGCGTGCTGCAAAGCCGCCTGCAAGTAACGGCCGACTACTACACGAAAAACACCACCGACATGCTCTATCGGGTGCCGCTGTCGTCGCTGACGGGCTTCACCCGCACGTTCGTTAACATCGGGGAAGTGTACAACCAGGGGGTAGAACTGGGGTTGACTTCCCGCAACATGGTGAAGGCCTTCGAGTGGACTACCAACTTCAACGCTTCCTACAACATCAACCGCGTAGAGCGGCTCGACTACGACAACACGCCCGTGCCCAGCGGGGAAAGCCCTGGCGGCTTTGTTAGCATCCTGCAAGTAGGAGCGCCCATCAACTCGTTCTTGCTTTACAAGGCCATTGGCGTGTACCAGACCCAAGCCGAGGTGGACACCCAGCCCAAGCTAGACAACACCCGCGTAGGCGACATCAAGTACCAGGACATGAATGGCGACGGCAAGATCACCGTTGACGACCGCACCATCATTGGCAACCCGCAGCCCAAATTCATCTTCGGTGTTACCAATAGCTTCCGCTACAAGAACTTCGACCTGAACGTGCTGGTGAACGCCCAGGCGGGCGGCGACTTGTACTCGCTGATTGGCCGCTCCATCGACCGGCCGGGTATGGGCTACCTCTACAACCACGCCAGCACCTGGAACAACCGCTGGAAGTCAGTGGACGAGCCGGGCGACGGCAAAACGCCGAGCATCACGGCGCAAAACAGCTCCCTGCTCGATTCGCGCTGGCTATATAGCTCCGACTACATCCGCCTCAAGAACATCACGCTGGGCTACAACTTGCCCAAGAAGTCGTTCTACGCCGGAGCCCGCGTGTATGTGGCCATTGAAAACGCTTACATCTGGCACAACTACACCGGCGGCTTCTCACCTGAGGCCCTGCAGGCCGGTGGCTTCGACAACGGTAGCTACCCGCAGTCCCGCACGTACACGTTTGGCTTCAACCTGTCGCTGTAA